In Rhineura floridana isolate rRhiFlo1 chromosome 6, rRhiFlo1.hap2, whole genome shotgun sequence, one genomic interval encodes:
- the TLDC2 gene encoding TLD domain-containing protein 2, with the protein MITDKMKTPRCRYTRLPSLLEETLSPEPEESAEPENPVWSGIEFHEPVLNGQSNIMHFEEIQKLAPHLPLRVTGHPWNLIYCTARDGFSLKTMYRSMSDLASPVLLIIRDTEGQIFGAFSSTAIHVSSCFYGNGETFLFSFTPQLKVFKWTGKNTFFMKGDADSLAIGGGSGKFGLWLDGDLNHGGSQPCETFNNETLSPKEEFLIRDLEVWALS; encoded by the exons ATGATCACAGACAAGATGAAAACTCCACGCTGTCGCTACACTCGTCTG CCCAGCCTGCTGGAAGAAACCCTGTCTCCAGAACCTGAGGAGTCTGCTGAACCAGAGAACCCAGTCTGGTCAGGCATAGAATTTCATGAGCCTGTGCTAAATGGGCAAAGCAACATCATGCACTTTGAAGAAATCCAGAAG CTTGCACCACACCTCCCTCTACGAGTGACTGGACACCCATGGAACCTCATCTACTGTacagcaagagatggatttaGCCTGAAGACTATGTACCGAAGCATGAGCGACTTGGCTTCTCCTGTGTTGTTGATCATCAGAGACACAGAAGGCCAG atatttggggccttttCTTCTACAGCCATCCATGTTAGCAGCTGCTTCTATGGCAATGgagaaacatttctcttctccttcACCCCACAACTAAAG GTATTTAAATGGACAGGTAAAAACACCTTCTTCATGAAAGGAGATGCGGACTCCCTAGCAATTGGCGGAGGCAG TGGCAAATTTGGACTGTGGCTAGATGGAGACCTGAACCATGGAGGAAGCCAGCCCTGTGAGACATTCAACAATGAGACATTATCCCCCAAAGAAGAGTTCCTCATCAGAGATCTGGAAGTCTGGGCACTTTCTTAA